One part of the Triplophysa rosa linkage group LG5, Trosa_1v2, whole genome shotgun sequence genome encodes these proteins:
- the rc3h1b gene encoding roquin-1, which yields MLSRPMQRKLVTLVHCQLVEEEGRVRAMRAARSLGERTVTELILQHQNPQQLSSNLWAAVRARGCQFLGPAMQEEALKLVLLALEDGSALSRKVLVLFVVQRLEPRFPQASKTSIGHVVQLLYRASCFKVTKRDEDSSLMQLKEEFRTYEALRREHDSQIVQIAMEGGLRIAPDQWSSLLYGDQSHKSHMQSIIDKLQTPASFAQSVQELTIALQRTGDPANLNRLRPHLELLANIDPSPDAPPPTWEQLEKGLVAVKTVVHGLVDFIQNHSKKGADTQQLPQHSKYKTYMCRDMKQKGGCPRGASCTFAHSQEELEKYRKMNKRLAARVSCTPGLLPEEVVPLEPGRKPSTLTNGIAGPGTHLPQLIPRGTDPSTYEILLKTKMDGISLSAPGSPPDSLDKSGMALIPHSVPHPRAEHLPMSKQVPVMPRGAPQMYPQQPELFYPEPARPPPSGSQYDAQYPAGNPYPYQPPQYVSPRYIRNPPPPGESTVSPYPEPYPGYGQERQYQNHHSGPPFSAHPYAPPSHYSRRHGHYPAPPPPFAPPRDDLVRMSPIPLDVPPAPMPPPPAGATGSLYHPQESSPRDRYPPDGYYPAGSHPSQMRSHLRDPYSRSQPSLDDLHRRRKELLVQLEERKVISPPPFAASPTLPTHPFPNDYPQEYLEDGSKVFGSREPDYAGQYSPWSCDTIGSYIGSKDAKPKDITSTVEMMNAEGKVLREPPLDTQRRSAEAKDDDPIIPFGPLPTVSPFGAISRTSKTGYQTTGPVQAMASSQASGSKHLTMTADYSYGNHSSWGRASYSQHQSMNTQGHFSERLPVSASDREQLKIELQQVNQQISQQTRGMEAASNSMLLQREACALAAQPAPAVKWSTAAAVSSEQLSLELHHVEREIGKRTREIALENQVAHEYKLKATENGQPDHKAQLEELSLALGEVSNGSSGMKPASSVGGSMLSLTNKTSSLTLCSADQSASSSDLQKNGVVHSCS from the exons ATGCTAAGCCGCCCCATGCAGAGAAAGCTGGTGACCCTGGTGCACTGTCAACTGGTGGAAGAAGAAGGCAGGGTCAGGGCCATGCGGGCGGCCCGTTCTCTGGGTGAAAGGACTGTTACAGAGCTCATCCTGCAGCATCAAAATCCCCAGCAGCTCTCCTCCAACCTGTGGGCTGCTGTCAGAGCCAGAGGCTGCCAGTTCCTGGGCCCAG CCATGCAAGAGGAGGCACTAAAGCTGGTGCTGTTGGCCTTGGAAGATGGATCTGCTCTTTCCAGGAAGGTTCTGGTTCTCTTTGTAGTCCAGAGACTTGAACCCAGGTTTCCTCAGGCCTCCAAAACCAGTATTGGACATGTAGTCCAGCTCCTCTACCGTGCCTCCTGCTTCAAG GTGACGAAGCGAGATGAGGACTCATCGCTAATGCAGTTGAAAGAGGAATTCCGCACGTATGAGGCACTTCGGCGGGAACACGACTCTCAGATTGTGCAAATTGCCATGGAGGGAGGCTTACGCATCGCCCCCGATCAGTGGTCCTCTTTACTCTATGGAGACCAGTCCCACAAGTCCCACATGCAATCCATTATTGACAAG TTGCAGACGCCAGCGTCATTTGCTCAGAGCGTTCAGGAGTTGACCATCGCACTGCAGAGGACGGGTGACCCCGCCAACCTCAACCGGCTAAGACCTCACCTGGAGCTGCTTGCAAACATCGACCCCAGTCCAG ACGCTCCTCCTCCCACCTGGGAGCAGTTGGAGAAAGGGTTGGTGGCGGTAAAGACTGTAGTGCACGGCCTGGTGGACTTCATTCAGAACCACAGTAAGAAGGGTGCTGACACGCAGCAGCTGCCCCAGCACAGCAAGTACAAGACATACATGTGCAGAGACATGAAGCAGAAAGGAGGCTGTCCCAGAGGAGCCAGCTGCACCTTCGCCCATTCTCAGGAGGAGCTGGAAAA GTACCGTAAAATGAACAAACGTCTTGCTGCACGGGTGTCCTGCACTCCTGGTCTGCTGCCTGAAGAAGTGGTTCCATTGGAACCTGGACGGAAGCCCTCAACCCTTACCAATGGTATTGCTGGTCCTGGGACCCATCTTCCCCAGCTCATCCCCAGAGGCACAGATCCCTCCACTTACGAAATTTTACTAAAAACCAAGATGGATGGCATTAGTCTAAGTGCTCCTGGATCTCCACCTGACTC TCTTGATAAATCTGGCATGGCCCTAATACCGCACTCTGTGCCTCACCCCAGGGCAGAGCACTTACCCATGTCCAAGCAGGTGCCAGTCATGCCCAGAGGTGCTCCACAGATGTATCCTCAACAACCTGAGCTCTTCTACCCAGAGCCAGCCAGACCTCCACCCTCAGGATCTCAGTATGATGCTCAATACCCAGCAG gcaACCCCTACCCATACCAACCTCCACAGTATGTATCTCCCCGTTACATCCGCAACCCACCTCCGCCTGGAGAGTCTACAGTGTCCCCTTACCCAGAGCCCTACCCAGGTTACGGCCAAGAGCGCCAATATCAGAACCACCACTCTGGTCCTCCTTTCTCAGCCCACCCCTACGCACCCCCCTCCCATTACAGCCGCAGACATGGACATTATCCCGCACCCCCACCTCCATTCGCCCCTCCCAGAGATGACTTGGTGAGGATGAGCCCCATTCCTTTAGACGTTCCTCCAGCCCCTATGCCTCCACCTCCCGCAGGGGCCACAGGGTCTCTGTACCACCCCCAGGAGTCTTCACCCCGAGATAGGTACCCACCAGATGGGTACTATCCTGCTGGATCACACCCCAGCCAGATGAGATCCCACTTGAGA GACCCGTACAGTCGTTCTCAGCCTAGTCTGGACGACTTGCACCGTAGGCGTAAGGAGCTGCTGGTCCAGCTGGAGGAAAGAAAAGTAATCTCTCCTCCTCCCTTTGCTGCCTCCCCCACTCTCCCCACACACCCTTTCCCCAATGACTACCCTCAGGAG taTTTGGAAGATGGCTCAAAAGTCTTTGGAAGTCGGGAGCCAGACTACGCTGGACAGTATTCCCCCTGGTCATGTGATACAATAGGATCATACATTGGCTCCAAGGATGCTAAACCAAAAGATATCACTAGCACTGTGGAGATGATG AACGCAGAGGGAAAAGTTCTGCGCGAGCCTCCGCTGGACACCCAGCGACGCTCTGCCGAAGCCAAAGACGATGATCCAATCATTCCCTTTGGCCCTCTGCCCACAGTGTCTCCCTTTGGTGCCATTTCACGCACATCGAAAACGGGTTACCAGACCACTGGGCCGGTACAGGCCATGGCTTCCTCACAGGCCTCAGGCTCGAAACACCTGACAATGACAG CAGACTATTCGTATGGAAACCACAGCAGCTGGGGCAGAGCTTCGTACTCTCAGCACCAGAGCATGAACACTCAGGGACATTTCAGCGAGCG TCTGCCCGTGTCCGCCTCTGACCGCGAGCAGCTCAAGATCGAGCTCCAGCAAGTCAACCAGCAGATCAGTCAGCAGACCCGGGGCATGGAG GCTGCCAGTAACTCCATGCTCCTGCAGAGGGAGGCGTGCGCGCTGGCGGCTCAGCCCGCGCCAGCAGTGAAATGGTCTACAGCTGCAGCTGTATCCAGTGAACAGCTCAGCCTGGAGCTGCATCACGTTGAGCGAGAGATCGGAAAGAGAACCCGTGAAATTGCCTTG GAGAACCAGGTGGCTCATGAATACAAACTGAAGGCCACAGAGAACGGGCAGCCTGACCATAAAGCCCAGCTGGAGGAACTCTCCTTAGCGCTGGG TGAGGTGTCTAATGGATCCAGTGGCATGAAGCCAGCCAGTAGCGTGGGTGGATCTATGCTGTCGCTGACCAATAAGACGTCTTCTCTCACCCTCTGCTCTGCTGACCAATCAGCAAGTAGCTCAGACCTTCAAAAGAATGGTGTCGTTCACTCTTGCTCTTAA
- the zgc:110366 gene encoding uncharacterized oxidoreductase ZK1290.5 isoform X1, which translates to MVTVASSAALSCPEISLSNGFNIPILGLGTSHQGGYSHEAVVYALQQCGIRHIDTAKRYGCEEALGKAVVESGVPREQIWLTTKLWPADYGYQSAKQACRESCARLGVDYLDLYLMHWPDSMVSGRSNREVREETWRALEELYDEGLCRAIGVSNFLICHLNELKDVGGVVPHVNQVEFHPFQQPMKLVEYCRKEGIVFEGYCPLAKGQALTHPTILQLAQKYGRSASQICIRWSIQNGVVTIPKSTKPDRIHENCQVFGFTLKEDDMERINRLHNNQKLIHLSYPIWKG; encoded by the exons ATGGTGACAGTTGCAAGCAGCGCTGCGCTCTCCTGTCCTGAAATATCGCTCTCTAATGGATTTAATATTCCTATTCTGGGTTTAG GGACATCTCATCAGGGAGGTTATAGTCATGAAGCAGTAGTGTACGCTCTTCAGCAGTGTGGCATACGGCATATAGACACAGCTAAACGTTATGGTTGTGAAGAGGCTTTGGGGAAAGCTGTGGTTGAAAGTGGTGTACCGCGAGAGCAAATCTGGCTCACCACCAAACTGTGGCCTGCAGACTACGGCTACCAGAGCGCCAAACAAGCCTGCCGGGAATCATGTGCCAGACTGGGGGTGGATTATTTAG ACTTGTATCTGATGCATTGGCCTGACAGTATGGTTTCAGGTCGTTCTAACAGAGAGGTTAGAGAGGAGACGTGGAGAGCTCTGGAGGAGCTTTATGATGAAG GTTTGTGTCGTGCCATCGGCGTGAGTAACTTTCTCATCTGTCACTTGAACGAGTTAAAAGACGTTGGTGGAGTTGTTCCTCATGTTAACCAA GTGGAGTTCCATCCCTTCCAGCAGCCAATGAAGCTGGTTGAATATTGTCGTAAAGAGGGTATTGTGTTTGAAGGCTACTGTCCTCTGGCCAAAGGTCAGGCTCTCACTCACCCCACGATTCTTCAGCTGGCCCAGAAATACGGCCGCAGCGCATCCCAAATCTGCATTCGCTGGAGTATTCAG AACGGAGTTGTCACTATTCCAAAGTCCACCAAACCAGACAGAATTCATGAAAACTGCCAA GTTTTTGGGTTCACACTAAAAGAGGACGACATGGAGCGAATTAATAGGTTACATAATAATCAGAAGCTAATTCATCTCAGTTATCCCATCTGGAAAGGATAA
- the zgc:110366 gene encoding uncharacterized oxidoreductase ZK1290.5 isoform X2 translates to MVTVASSAALSCPEISLSNGFNIPILGLGTSHQGGYSHEAVVYALQQCGIRHIDTAKRYGCEEALGKAVVESGVPREQIWLTTKLWPADYGYQSAKQACRESCARLGVDYLDLYLMHWPDSMVSGRSNREVREETWRALEELYDEGLCRAIGVSNFLICHLNELKDVGGVVPHVNQVEFHPFQQPMKLVEYCRKEGIVFEGYCPLAKGQALTHPTILQLAQKYGRSASQICIRWSIQNGVVTIPKSTKPDRIHENCQVFGYNLDDSDMAAMRLLHDGRRVSWEPTHVE, encoded by the exons ATGGTGACAGTTGCAAGCAGCGCTGCGCTCTCCTGTCCTGAAATATCGCTCTCTAATGGATTTAATATTCCTATTCTGGGTTTAG GGACATCTCATCAGGGAGGTTATAGTCATGAAGCAGTAGTGTACGCTCTTCAGCAGTGTGGCATACGGCATATAGACACAGCTAAACGTTATGGTTGTGAAGAGGCTTTGGGGAAAGCTGTGGTTGAAAGTGGTGTACCGCGAGAGCAAATCTGGCTCACCACCAAACTGTGGCCTGCAGACTACGGCTACCAGAGCGCCAAACAAGCCTGCCGGGAATCATGTGCCAGACTGGGGGTGGATTATTTAG ACTTGTATCTGATGCATTGGCCTGACAGTATGGTTTCAGGTCGTTCTAACAGAGAGGTTAGAGAGGAGACGTGGAGAGCTCTGGAGGAGCTTTATGATGAAG GTTTGTGTCGTGCCATCGGCGTGAGTAACTTTCTCATCTGTCACTTGAACGAGTTAAAAGACGTTGGTGGAGTTGTTCCTCATGTTAACCAA GTGGAGTTCCATCCCTTCCAGCAGCCAATGAAGCTGGTTGAATATTGTCGTAAAGAGGGTATTGTGTTTGAAGGCTACTGTCCTCTGGCCAAAGGTCAGGCTCTCACTCACCCCACGATTCTTCAGCTGGCCCAGAAATACGGCCGCAGCGCATCCCAAATCTGCATTCGCTGGAGTATTCAG AACGGAGTTGTCACTATTCCAAAGTCCACCAAACCAGACAGAATTCATGAAAACTGCCAA GTGTTTGGGTACAATTTGGATGATTCAGACATGGCAGCCATGAGATTGTTGCATGATGGGAGACGTGTGAGCTGGGAACCAACTCATGTGGAATAA